A stretch of the Veillonella parvula DSM 2008 genome encodes the following:
- a CDS encoding L-lactate dehydrogenase translates to MKLRKVGIIGTGHVGSHVAFSLALQGEVDELYMMDIDEKKAQAQAMDINDAVSYIPHQVTATSGPIEECGDCDILVFSAGPLPNLYQDRLESLGETVAVLKDVIPRIKQSCFKGLIISISNPADVVATYLCKHLEWNPKRIISTGTALDSARLQKELAHIFTISNRSITAYCLGEHGGSAMVPWSHVCVQGKPLLELYRELPHRFPKLDHTKVLDDVKIGGYHVLAGKGSTEFGIASATTELIRAVFHDEKKVLPCSCYLDRQYGEEGIFASTPAVIGKDGIEDVFELQLTNEELALFKTSCAVIREHVVKAESM, encoded by the coding sequence ATGAAGTTACGCAAGGTAGGTATTATTGGTACTGGACATGTAGGCTCTCATGTGGCATTTTCTTTGGCCTTACAAGGTGAGGTTGATGAATTATATATGATGGATATTGACGAGAAAAAAGCTCAAGCGCAAGCTATGGATATTAATGATGCCGTTAGCTATATCCCACATCAAGTAACTGCTACATCAGGTCCTATTGAAGAATGTGGAGATTGTGATATTCTCGTTTTTAGTGCGGGACCTTTGCCGAATTTGTATCAAGATCGTCTCGAGAGTCTTGGTGAAACCGTAGCTGTACTTAAAGATGTTATTCCACGTATCAAGCAATCTTGCTTCAAAGGCTTAATCATTTCAATTTCTAATCCCGCTGATGTAGTAGCCACTTATTTATGTAAACATCTTGAGTGGAACCCTAAACGTATCATTTCAACGGGAACAGCGCTAGACTCAGCTAGATTACAAAAAGAATTAGCTCATATCTTTACTATTAGTAATCGCTCTATTACGGCCTACTGTTTAGGTGAACATGGAGGTAGTGCCATGGTGCCGTGGTCCCATGTCTGTGTACAAGGTAAACCACTTTTAGAATTATATCGAGAGCTACCTCATAGATTTCCTAAACTTGACCATACAAAAGTACTAGATGATGTTAAAATTGGTGGCTATCATGTACTAGCTGGTAAAGGCTCTACGGAGTTTGGGATTGCTAGTGCTACCACAGAATTGATTCGCGCCGTATTCCATGATGAAAAGAAGGTATTGCCTTGCTCCTGTTATTTAGATAGACAATATGGAGAAGAAGGAATATTTGCATCTACTCCTGCTGTTATTGGTAAAGATGGTATCGAAGATGTTTTTGAACTGCAACTAACCAATGAAGAGCTAGCCTTATTTAAAACTTCTTGTGCTGTCATTCGTGAACATGTTGTAAAGGCTGAGTCTATGTAA
- a CDS encoding ABC-F family ATP-binding cassette domain-containing protein, whose product MSVLTVSNVTHGFGARQILDDASFRLLKGEHVGLIGANGEGKSTFLNIITGKLPPDEGKIEWSNQVTVGYLDQHAVLEKGMTIRDVLQSAFDDLFVMEQNINNAYNRMGDVSEDEMNKLLEQVGEWQEILEQRGFYEIDAVIERTAAGLGLVDIGLDRDVTELSGGQRTKVLLTKLLLEKPTILLLDEPTNYLDVEHIQWLQNYLQNYENAFILISHDMEFLNSVVNVIYHIEQAVLTRYTGDYHQFQAAYEVKKAQAAKAYERQQQEIERMEDFIQRNKARVATRGMANSRAKRLEKMEILEKPKEYIKPSFGFKEGRTPSRFIVEAFGLQLGYDEPLTRPVDFQIERNKKIAIRGVNGLGKTTLLKTILGLLKPVSGELVKGEFLQVGYFAQEDTPSNSETALDYIWNEYPAMTNAEVRAALARCGLTNEHITSQMRVLSGGENAKVRLCKLMQNKYNVLVLDEPTNHLDIYAKEELSRALRDFKGTIVLVSHEPEFYQGWVTDIWNIEDWTTKIV is encoded by the coding sequence ATGAGTGTTTTAACCGTTTCAAATGTAACCCATGGTTTTGGAGCGCGACAAATTTTAGATGATGCATCATTCCGCTTGCTAAAAGGTGAACATGTAGGCCTCATTGGTGCTAATGGTGAAGGTAAATCTACATTTCTTAATATCATTACAGGTAAATTGCCGCCTGATGAAGGCAAAATTGAATGGTCCAATCAAGTAACGGTTGGTTATTTGGATCAACATGCTGTTCTTGAAAAGGGCATGACCATCCGCGATGTGTTACAGAGCGCTTTTGACGATTTATTCGTGATGGAGCAAAACATTAATAATGCGTACAATCGTATGGGCGATGTATCCGAAGATGAAATGAATAAGCTTCTCGAGCAAGTTGGGGAGTGGCAAGAGATTCTAGAGCAACGTGGGTTCTATGAAATTGATGCGGTTATTGAGCGTACGGCTGCAGGCTTGGGCCTTGTGGATATCGGTTTGGACCGAGATGTAACAGAACTCAGTGGTGGTCAACGTACAAAGGTTTTGCTCACAAAGCTTTTACTAGAGAAACCGACTATTCTATTGTTGGATGAACCTACAAACTATCTTGATGTAGAGCATATTCAATGGTTGCAAAACTATTTGCAAAATTACGAAAATGCATTCATCTTGATTTCTCATGATATGGAGTTTTTAAATTCCGTAGTTAATGTTATTTACCATATCGAACAGGCGGTGCTTACGCGTTATACTGGTGATTATCATCAGTTCCAAGCCGCTTACGAGGTGAAAAAAGCGCAAGCTGCTAAGGCGTATGAACGTCAACAGCAAGAGATTGAGCGTATGGAAGACTTTATTCAACGCAACAAAGCTCGCGTTGCAACGCGCGGTATGGCGAACTCTCGAGCTAAACGCTTAGAGAAGATGGAAATCTTGGAAAAACCAAAAGAGTATATTAAACCTAGCTTTGGTTTTAAAGAAGGCCGTACACCAAGTCGCTTTATCGTAGAGGCTTTCGGATTGCAATTAGGTTATGATGAACCATTAACTAGACCTGTAGACTTTCAAATTGAAAGAAATAAAAAGATTGCTATTCGCGGTGTCAATGGTCTAGGTAAAACTACGTTGTTAAAAACTATTTTAGGTTTATTGAAGCCTGTTAGTGGTGAGTTGGTAAAAGGTGAGTTCTTACAAGTAGGTTATTTTGCCCAAGAGGATACGCCATCCAATTCTGAAACAGCGTTAGACTATATTTGGAATGAATATCCTGCTATGACCAATGCAGAGGTGCGTGCAGCATTAGCTCGTTGTGGCCTTACTAATGAACATATTACGTCTCAAATGCGCGTATTATCTGGTGGTGAGAATGCAAAGGTTCGCCTATGTAAGCTCATGCAGAATAAGTACAATGTGTTGGTGCTAGACGAACCGACCAACCATTTAGACATATATGCGAAGGAAGAACTGAGCCGAGCATTGCGTGATTTTAAAGGTACGATTGTACTGGTTAGTCATGAGCCCGAATTTTATCAAGGTTGGGTTACGGATATTTGGAATATTGAGGATTGGACGACAAAGATCGTTTAG
- a CDS encoding serine hydrolase has product MEKLIVGKSLEHQLDTVIKELAPAGNISYAVLQFDDEEEPTLIAARGENTVHSSASLIKVLIMEYVFHLARTEQLDINDTVPLSRTPRVEGGGALQELVGKHSFTYLELCRLMMVLSDNIATNLLITVLGMENINARAEKLGVDEMELNRMMMDFNALAEGRDNHITAMSLARLYKHIFECRDRDVYGREMWNILGRQQFRDILPFYWGEGIRFHHKTGSLDRVEHDGGVIETFRGHFCFILLMSDIDNDRGKELGAQVGRIMKEFVEEALP; this is encoded by the coding sequence ATGGAAAAACTAATTGTTGGCAAGTCCTTGGAACATCAACTAGATACAGTCATTAAAGAATTAGCCCCAGCAGGGAATATATCTTATGCGGTGCTACAATTCGATGATGAAGAGGAACCAACACTCATCGCAGCTAGAGGTGAAAATACTGTACATTCTAGTGCGAGTTTAATTAAGGTACTTATCATGGAATATGTCTTTCATTTAGCTCGTACGGAGCAATTGGACATTAATGATACAGTTCCTTTATCTAGAACTCCACGAGTTGAAGGTGGCGGCGCACTACAAGAGTTAGTTGGTAAACATAGTTTTACATATCTTGAGTTATGCCGTCTCATGATGGTTCTTAGTGATAATATCGCAACAAATCTACTCATCACAGTGCTCGGCATGGAAAATATCAATGCTCGTGCAGAAAAGCTTGGTGTGGATGAGATGGAGCTTAATCGCATGATGATGGACTTTAACGCCCTAGCTGAAGGTCGTGATAATCACATTACAGCTATGTCGTTAGCTCGTTTGTATAAACACATTTTTGAATGTCGTGATAGAGATGTTTATGGCCGAGAAATGTGGAATATCTTAGGTCGCCAACAATTCCGTGATATCTTACCATTTTACTGGGGAGAAGGCATACGCTTTCACCATAAAACAGGATCCCTTGATCGTGTAGAACATGATGGGGGTGTAATAGAAACATTTAGAGGTCATTTTTGTTTTATCCTTTTAATGAGCGATATCGATAATGACCGAGGTAAAGAGTTAGGCGCTCAAGTTGGGCGCATCATGAAAGAATTTGTAGAGGAAGCATTGCCATGA
- the folB gene encoding dihydroneopterin aldolase — protein sequence MDRIVLKNMAFYGYHGNLASEQEQGQRFFVDVEIITDLTKAGQSDQLEDSINYVEVYEIVESIMTGEKYNLLERLGALIADSLYQHYQGIVGLSVTVRKPSVPISGILDYVEVITTRGQI from the coding sequence ATGGATAGAATCGTTTTAAAAAATATGGCATTCTACGGATACCACGGAAATTTGGCATCTGAGCAAGAACAAGGGCAACGATTTTTTGTAGATGTAGAAATAATAACTGATCTTACAAAGGCCGGTCAAAGTGATCAATTAGAGGACTCAATCAATTATGTAGAGGTATATGAAATTGTAGAATCAATTATGACTGGTGAAAAGTACAATCTTTTAGAACGATTAGGGGCGCTTATCGCCGATTCCTTGTACCAACATTATCAAGGTATTGTAGGTCTCTCTGTAACGGTGCGTAAACCATCTGTACCGATTTCAGGCATTTTGGATTATGTTGAGGTTATCACTACAAGAGGACAAATTTGA
- a CDS encoding ABC transporter ATP-binding protein, with translation MSYVWETDNLVKEFTLSGGLFKPKQTVHAVQGVSLYQSPGETLGIVGESGCGKSTFGYTLMGLYQATSGSIYMNGRHINPYVDRESVHPVMQMVFQNPYASLNPRLTVNAILEEPLELNPKYTPRDRVIRVKEVLDQVGLNMSFGERYAHELSGGQRQRIGIARALIMEPQCIICDEPISALDVSIQVQIMTLLERLQEQHGISYLFISHDLNMVRYISHRMVVMYLGAVMEEGPALDLYEFPQHPYTRALTALNGPVMPHAPIGAPLKGDPPNPLDPPKGCLFSGRCPEAKGRCFTERPPLRDWADRRIACWHI, from the coding sequence ATGAGTTACGTATGGGAGACTGACAATCTCGTTAAAGAGTTCACCCTGTCAGGCGGCTTATTTAAGCCAAAACAAACGGTACATGCCGTACAAGGCGTGAGTCTATATCAATCACCAGGGGAAACCTTAGGTATCGTAGGGGAATCTGGATGTGGTAAATCTACATTTGGTTACACTTTGATGGGTTTATATCAAGCTACATCTGGTTCTATTTATATGAATGGTCGACATATCAACCCTTATGTGGATAGAGAGTCTGTTCACCCGGTGATGCAAATGGTATTTCAAAATCCTTATGCATCCCTTAATCCGCGGCTTACGGTTAATGCAATTTTAGAGGAGCCTTTAGAATTGAATCCAAAGTATACACCCCGAGATCGCGTGATTCGTGTAAAAGAGGTGCTTGACCAAGTTGGCTTAAATATGTCATTTGGTGAGCGTTATGCTCATGAACTATCTGGTGGGCAACGTCAACGTATCGGCATTGCACGGGCTCTTATTATGGAGCCTCAATGTATCATCTGTGATGAGCCGATTTCTGCGTTAGATGTATCTATCCAAGTGCAAATTATGACATTACTAGAACGGTTACAAGAACAACATGGTATTTCGTACCTCTTTATTTCTCATGATTTAAATATGGTGCGCTACATTAGTCATCGCATGGTTGTTATGTATTTAGGTGCCGTCATGGAAGAAGGTCCTGCATTGGACTTATATGAATTCCCTCAGCATCCGTATACCCGTGCATTGACGGCCTTAAATGGTCCAGTTATGCCACATGCACCAATTGGGGCACCGCTTAAAGGGGATCCACCAAATCCATTAGACCCACCAAAAGGGTGTCTGTTTAGTGGCCGATGTCCAGAAGCGAAAGGTCGTTGTTTTACAGAACGTCCGCCACTTCGAGATTGGGCAGATCGCCGCATCGCATGCTGGCACATATAA
- a CDS encoding S66 peptidase family protein, whose product MDWIEPKRLAPGMTIGIMAPASASDEDLHRIEEICKAKGYKVLVGESASRKGLYGGTPEEQAAEFQYMMTTAPCDAVLALRGGYGTMRYLERLDYKAIRKYRKAFIGYSDCTALHMAINRYSRLITYHGPMGVDFKAERKADIDALFNVLEGKLKVIEPLPEPPRGAIGTELGEGILRGGNMTILSVLSGTPYFLEDESWEDTLLFIEDVGEAPYKLDRMLQQFRLSGLLSRIKGLVIGTFTDCEGDEDERDYDLGYETLRYMEENRKPELPDPFVCYVPTGHGSPHQTLPLGAMISFRYISNTIIVHPYTK is encoded by the coding sequence ATGGACTGGATTGAACCAAAACGTTTGGCACCGGGGATGACCATAGGTATTATGGCACCTGCTAGTGCTAGCGATGAAGATTTACATAGAATAGAAGAAATTTGTAAGGCTAAAGGCTATAAGGTGCTTGTGGGTGAAAGTGCAAGCCGAAAGGGGCTATATGGAGGCACACCTGAGGAGCAAGCCGCAGAGTTTCAATACATGATGACTACAGCTCCTTGTGATGCGGTGCTCGCTTTACGGGGTGGTTATGGCACGATGCGCTATTTAGAACGACTGGATTATAAAGCGATTCGCAAGTATCGTAAGGCTTTTATTGGATACAGTGATTGTACGGCGCTCCATATGGCTATCAATCGATACAGTCGCCTTATTACGTATCATGGGCCTATGGGGGTAGATTTTAAAGCAGAGCGTAAGGCAGATATTGATGCATTATTTAATGTTTTAGAAGGTAAATTAAAAGTCATAGAACCTTTGCCAGAACCTCCTAGAGGTGCGATTGGTACCGAGCTAGGAGAAGGGATTTTGCGTGGTGGTAATATGACGATATTATCCGTTCTGTCAGGAACACCTTATTTTTTAGAGGATGAATCTTGGGAGGATACCTTACTATTTATTGAAGATGTAGGGGAGGCTCCTTATAAGCTGGATCGTATGTTACAACAATTTCGCCTCAGTGGTTTGTTGAGCCGCATTAAAGGCTTAGTGATTGGCACCTTTACAGATTGTGAAGGAGATGAAGATGAACGTGATTATGACTTAGGTTATGAAACATTGCGATACATGGAGGAAAATAGAAAACCAGAATTACCAGATCCTTTTGTATGCTATGTGCCAACGGGACATGGTTCACCACATCAAACCTTACCGCTAGGAGCGATGATTAGCTTTAGATATATTTCTAATACCATCATCGTTCATCCTTATACGAAATAG
- the folE gene encoding GTP cyclohydrolase I codes for MNQRAKDGIKQFLEALSVDTEAPELEKTPSRVTELYSELFSGVGLDTKAAWGETFSTDYKGLVAVTGIPFYSMCEHHLLPFFGTVDIVYQPKDGCVAGLSKFQDIVNILSRRPQLQERLASELADAIMNDLFAHGVFVRITSTQLCMLIKGTMQQDSKVITLESRGVLAEKGTLRDEALAMLGGGQVNV; via the coding sequence ATGAATCAACGTGCAAAGGACGGGATAAAGCAATTCTTAGAGGCTTTATCTGTTGATACAGAGGCACCAGAATTAGAGAAGACACCAAGTCGTGTAACAGAATTATATAGTGAATTATTCAGCGGTGTAGGATTAGACACGAAAGCTGCATGGGGAGAGACTTTTAGTACAGACTATAAAGGTCTCGTAGCAGTTACAGGGATTCCGTTTTACTCCATGTGTGAGCATCATTTATTGCCTTTTTTTGGTACCGTAGATATCGTGTACCAACCTAAGGATGGATGTGTGGCAGGACTTAGTAAGTTTCAAGATATCGTGAATATCCTCAGCCGTAGACCGCAATTACAAGAGCGGTTAGCATCTGAATTAGCTGATGCGATTATGAATGATTTATTTGCTCATGGCGTATTTGTACGCATTACATCGACTCAGTTGTGTATGCTCATCAAAGGGACCATGCAGCAAGATTCAAAGGTTATTACATTAGAAAGCCGAGGCGTATTAGCCGAAAAGGGCACATTAAGAGATGAAGCGTTGGCAATGTTAGGCGGAGGACAGGTAAATGTTTAA
- the folP gene encoding dihydropteroate synthase — protein MFKRRNYTWNDGKSLSLCDRTLIMGILNGTPDSFSDGGKFNTPETAIAHVKQMIEDGADIIDLGVESTRPGSTPLTADEEIERLSLLIEPVLQASTVPVSIDTYHAKTAEYAFSKGAHILNDVWGLHYDPDMAAVVAKYKVPVIIMHNSNDTNYGDIIEDMKAFFFCAIDKALKEGVTPQQIWLDPGIGFGKTEEQNIEVMQRLGELTAYEYPVLLAPSRKRFIGSMLGGLPPEDRDEGTVAACITGVFQGVDMVRVHNVKMHKRALVVADGLLRGE, from the coding sequence ATGTTTAAACGTAGAAATTATACATGGAATGATGGCAAAAGCTTATCTTTGTGTGATCGTACCCTTATCATGGGTATACTGAATGGTACACCTGACTCCTTCTCTGATGGGGGAAAATTTAATACACCAGAAACAGCTATTGCTCATGTAAAACAAATGATTGAAGATGGTGCAGATATTATCGATTTAGGCGTTGAATCTACACGCCCTGGTTCTACACCTTTGACCGCAGACGAGGAAATAGAACGCTTATCTCTATTAATAGAGCCTGTCTTACAGGCCTCTACAGTTCCTGTGTCTATCGATACATATCATGCTAAAACCGCAGAATATGCCTTCTCAAAAGGGGCACATATTCTAAATGATGTATGGGGCTTACATTATGATCCTGACATGGCCGCAGTAGTGGCTAAATATAAGGTACCTGTTATCATCATGCATAATAGTAATGATACAAATTATGGTGATATTATTGAAGATATGAAAGCATTCTTCTTCTGTGCTATCGATAAAGCGTTGAAAGAGGGGGTAACGCCACAACAAATCTGGCTTGACCCAGGTATTGGCTTTGGTAAAACTGAAGAACAAAATATTGAAGTTATGCAACGCTTGGGTGAGTTAACCGCTTATGAATATCCTGTTTTACTTGCTCCAAGCCGCAAGCGTTTCATCGGATCTATGTTAGGCGGATTGCCTCCAGAAGATCGCGATGAAGGTACGGTAGCTGCTTGTATTACAGGTGTATTCCAAGGCGTTGATATGGTGCGTGTTCACAATGTGAAAATGCACAAACGCGCCTTAGTTGTAGCAGACGGCTTGTTACGAGGTGAATAA
- a CDS encoding peptide ABC transporter substrate-binding protein: MMDKRNLLKLMVLALGVSVLLFVFGYPRGVQPIDEHTIRYVIEQEPSTLDPAKSTTSPEATVQLQLFDGLVRLNDESEPEAALAKNWDISDDGREYTFHLRPNLKWSNGEPLTAYDFEYAWKRVLDPEVHADNAYMLYVLENGEAFNTGKAAAEDVGVKAIDEDTLVVTLENPTAYFLKLLASHSYYPVSKKAVEAHENWAANAETIVSNGPYRLLSWKHNGEMDFIKNPNYWDAESVKTEKMNWPISESQSTRLTLVEGGEADMTVEPPVADQKRLEEAGLLHIGPMLGNYYYVFNVKAEPFTDPDVRKAFSMVINRANIVNNIVRGGKEPAYAFVPYGMLESNGREDFREAGSYLVYEDVEQAKEILKKAGYGKNRPLPQITILYNTSELHKAIAEAIQDAWINAFGADVRLQNQETKVFLADREAGKYQVARASWVADYSDPQNFLEVFSAEDNDGQYHSDEYNELIARIRTTPNGAARDALMHEAEKMIFDESLVMPLYFTTQPYVTNGTIQNYFWTTLGLVDFKKAYK, encoded by the coding sequence ATGATGGATAAACGAAACTTGTTAAAACTCATGGTCCTCGCTCTAGGGGTGAGCGTACTCTTATTCGTATTTGGGTACCCTCGTGGTGTTCAACCAATCGATGAACACACAATCCGCTATGTTATTGAGCAGGAACCATCCACATTGGATCCCGCAAAGTCTACTACCTCTCCGGAGGCTACGGTTCAACTTCAATTATTCGATGGTCTAGTTCGTTTGAATGATGAAAGTGAACCTGAAGCAGCACTTGCTAAAAATTGGGACATCTCCGATGATGGTCGTGAGTATACCTTCCATTTACGACCTAATTTAAAATGGTCCAATGGAGAGCCTTTGACGGCTTATGACTTTGAATACGCTTGGAAGCGCGTATTAGACCCTGAAGTCCATGCGGATAATGCATATATGTTATATGTATTGGAAAATGGTGAAGCTTTTAATACGGGGAAAGCTGCAGCTGAAGATGTTGGGGTTAAAGCTATTGATGAGGATACATTGGTAGTTACCTTAGAAAATCCAACGGCTTATTTCTTGAAATTATTAGCGTCTCATAGCTATTATCCAGTGAGTAAAAAAGCAGTAGAAGCTCACGAAAACTGGGCGGCTAATGCGGAAACAATAGTATCTAATGGTCCATATCGTTTACTTTCTTGGAAGCATAATGGGGAAATGGATTTCATTAAGAATCCAAACTATTGGGATGCAGAATCTGTGAAGACAGAGAAAATGAATTGGCCTATTAGTGAGTCTCAAAGTACACGCCTTACCTTAGTTGAAGGTGGCGAAGCTGATATGACGGTTGAGCCTCCTGTAGCGGATCAAAAACGTCTAGAAGAAGCCGGCCTATTACATATTGGACCTATGCTTGGTAACTACTATTACGTATTCAATGTGAAAGCAGAACCTTTTACAGATCCAGATGTGCGTAAAGCCTTTTCTATGGTTATCAACCGTGCTAATATTGTTAATAATATTGTTAGAGGCGGTAAAGAACCAGCTTATGCGTTCGTACCATATGGTATGCTTGAAAGCAATGGTCGTGAAGACTTCCGTGAAGCTGGTAGCTATCTCGTATACGAAGATGTAGAGCAAGCCAAGGAAATCCTGAAAAAGGCTGGCTATGGCAAGAATCGTCCATTGCCGCAAATTACGATTTTGTATAATACAAGTGAATTACATAAAGCTATTGCAGAAGCGATTCAAGATGCATGGATAAATGCATTTGGCGCAGATGTACGCTTACAAAATCAAGAGACAAAGGTATTCTTGGCAGACCGTGAAGCTGGCAAGTACCAAGTAGCTCGCGCTTCTTGGGTTGCCGATTATAGCGATCCACAAAACTTTTTAGAGGTATTCTCTGCTGAAGATAACGATGGTCAGTATCATAGTGATGAGTATAATGAGTTGATTGCACGTATTCGTACAACTCCAAATGGGGCGGCTCGTGATGCGTTGATGCATGAAGCAGAAAAGATGATTTTTGATGAATCTCTTGTTATGCCGTTGTACTTTACAACACAACCATATGTGACAAATGGAACAATTCAAAATTATTTCTGGACCACATTGGGACTTGTTGACTTTAAAAAAGCATACAAATAA
- a CDS encoding amidohydrolase: MTLQEREARACAIIDSMAQELRAVSLYLHDNPELGLNEHKAVKAIHQFLEKQNFISQVGLTDIRELQTALRADYRGNAKYKIAFLGEYDALPELGHGCGHNLIAMMSLGAAVAFSQSAPQDWGTTFFGCPAEETIGGKVYMAEAGLFKGYEAALIIHPGGENEVGGTSLATHPLEVTFHGRSCHIASLTDSGINALDCAVELYQKIKELKKTFPKGAIVGAIFTEAGTAPNVVTPKATIRMTVRGSTVDDLEGIILPAIKAAAQEIAASYGAQVEMHHYESLFKDMRQDKKLLNLFKDVMTEFGEAPRILPDDEADGSTDVGNVSYEVPTAQPTLQIGLGLEAHTPEFTCAAGSDYGLAQAIKGAKIMAVVALRYALLRDA, encoded by the coding sequence ATGACACTACAAGAACGAGAGGCTCGTGCCTGTGCCATCATAGATAGTATGGCACAGGAATTACGTGCTGTTTCCTTATATTTACACGATAATCCAGAATTGGGCTTGAATGAGCATAAAGCAGTAAAGGCAATTCACCAATTCTTAGAAAAACAGAATTTTATATCTCAAGTAGGGCTCACCGATATACGTGAATTACAAACCGCGTTGAGAGCCGACTATAGAGGTAATGCTAAATATAAAATCGCATTCTTAGGAGAATATGATGCCTTACCTGAGCTCGGTCATGGTTGTGGTCATAATCTTATTGCCATGATGAGCTTAGGTGCTGCTGTTGCTTTCAGTCAAAGTGCGCCACAGGATTGGGGAACGACTTTTTTTGGTTGCCCTGCAGAGGAAACTATTGGTGGTAAGGTATATATGGCAGAGGCTGGTTTATTTAAGGGCTATGAGGCGGCGCTTATTATTCATCCTGGCGGTGAAAATGAGGTGGGGGGCACGTCCTTAGCGACACACCCACTAGAGGTTACCTTCCATGGGCGCTCCTGTCATATTGCATCCTTAACAGATTCAGGAATTAATGCCTTAGATTGTGCGGTAGAATTATATCAAAAAATAAAAGAGTTAAAGAAAACCTTTCCTAAAGGGGCTATTGTGGGGGCCATTTTTACCGAAGCAGGTACAGCGCCAAATGTGGTTACACCAAAGGCTACGATTCGCATGACTGTTCGTGGTAGTACAGTGGATGATTTAGAAGGTATTATTTTGCCGGCTATCAAAGCGGCTGCTCAAGAGATTGCAGCATCCTATGGTGCTCAAGTTGAAATGCATCATTATGAGTCACTCTTTAAGGATATGCGTCAAGATAAAAAGCTATTAAATCTCTTTAAGGATGTGATGACTGAGTTCGGTGAGGCACCTCGTATATTGCCTGATGATGAGGCTGATGGTAGTACTGATGTAGGTAATGTGTCCTATGAAGTGCCTACGGCACAGCCCACATTACAGATTGGATTAGGCTTAGAAGCACATACGCCAGAATTCACTTGTGCAGCAGGTTCTGACTATGGATTGGCACAAGCTATTAAAGGAGCTAAAATTATGGCTGTTGTAGCCTTGCGATATGCCTTGCTACGTGATGCCTAA
- the folK gene encoding 2-amino-4-hydroxy-6-hydroxymethyldihydropteridine diphosphokinase, producing the protein MYTYYISVGSNIGDKSDYINSAFQSLQQHGAISKLVTSSLIETEPWGYTEQDTFVNGVWSCESTLEPHQMLSLIQQLEQAAGRKRLIHWGPRTLDLDIILVYDTEGKMISLCDESLVIPHPHFWNRNFVLEPLSQLLPTFTYKGVKVADRLSQLDV; encoded by the coding sequence ATGTATACCTATTACATCAGTGTAGGCTCAAATATAGGGGACAAGAGTGACTACATCAATTCTGCTTTTCAATCCTTACAACAACATGGGGCAATTTCTAAGCTAGTCACTTCTTCTCTTATTGAAACTGAGCCGTGGGGATATACGGAACAAGATACCTTTGTTAATGGCGTATGGTCTTGTGAAAGCACTCTAGAACCACATCAAATGCTCAGCCTTATTCAGCAATTAGAGCAGGCGGCTGGACGAAAACGATTGATTCATTGGGGTCCTCGCACGTTAGATTTGGATATTATTTTAGTGTACGATACAGAGGGGAAAATGATTTCTCTGTGTGATGAAAGTCTTGTGATACCGCATCCTCATTTTTGGAATCGTAATTTTGTACTAGAACCGCTATCTCAGCTGTTACCAACTTTCACATATAAAGGGGTTAAGGTTGCCGACCGATTATCTCAATTAGATGTATAA
- a CDS encoding FtsB family cell division protein, whose amino-acid sequence MTQDTMDVQRPKRPRKRVRLNRKAQDQRIILMWIKRIGIGIMVLLLLGQAYRLVAVYQEKQHIEQQLQELQQRNEELEQEKARLQDPKTIEGVAREELGLVKPGEVPYVK is encoded by the coding sequence ATGACTCAGGACACTATGGATGTACAACGCCCAAAAAGGCCGCGCAAACGGGTTCGTCTTAATCGCAAAGCACAGGATCAGCGTATTATCCTCATGTGGATCAAGCGAATTGGCATAGGGATTATGGTGCTGTTACTGTTAGGGCAGGCTTATCGCTTGGTGGCTGTATATCAAGAAAAACAACATATAGAGCAACAATTGCAAGAGTTACAGCAGCGAAATGAAGAGTTAGAACAGGAAAAGGCCAGGTTACAAGATCCAAAGACCATAGAAGGGGTTGCTCGTGAGGAGCTAGGATTGGTAAAGCCTGGTGAAGTACCATATGTAAAATAG